A genomic segment from Helicoverpa armigera isolate CAAS_96S chromosome 10, ASM3070526v1, whole genome shotgun sequence encodes:
- the LOC110372318 gene encoding large ribosomal subunit protein eL39, whose translation MSAHKTFIIKRKLAKKLKQNRPIPQWVRMRTGNTIRYNAKRRHWRRTKLKL comes from the exons ATG tCGGCACACAAGACATTTATTATCAAGCGCAAGCTTGCGAAAAAGCTTAAACAAAACAGACCTATCCCACAATGGGTTAGAATGCGCACTGGGAATACTATTAG GTACAACGCTAAGAGGCGTCACTGGAGGAGGACTAAGCTCAAGCTGTAA
- the LOC110372302 gene encoding uncharacterized protein LOC110372302 — MNYFNFSKLVTTVSVSRLLECRTATTKTIISAEGKDVPKRKNYENRITLISPDNSVSITDMRNAQSLSVRRDLKLVKIQDVDSKTRRPVFKLMTNAEYHAEELSRRKEKQTARLNNPNKGEKLMTLSSRIGEHDLMTGVRKMMKLLEKQYEVKVIIAGEDAQAADKSEKIYHMIETQVKNACKIVQKRMKGNSLRFQLQPLRESGSQGNNNTTDSNQNDKEKGPL, encoded by the exons ATgaattactttaactttagtaAACTGGTGACGACTGTTAGCGTAAGCAGATTATTGGAATGTCGAACTGCAACAACCAAAACAATAATCTCAGCTGAGGGAAAAGATGTCCCGAAAAGGAAAAATTATGAGAACAGAATAACTCTGATTAGCCCTGATAATTCAGTTAGTATAACCGACATGAGGAATGCTCAAAGTTTGTCTGTCAGGCGGGATTTAAAGCTAGTTAAAATTCAAGATGTGGATTCGAAAACCAGGCGACCTGTGTTCAA GCTAATGACGAATGCTGAATACCATGCTGAAGAGCTTTCGAGACGTAAGGAGAAACAGACAGCCCGGTTAAATAATCCGAACAAAGGTGAAAAGTTAATGACTCTGTCCTCAAGGATAGGAGAGCATGACCTAATGACTGGAGTTAGGAAGATGATGAAGCTTCTAGAGAAACAATATGAAGTTAAAGTCATTATTGCCGGTGAAGATGCACAGGCTGCAGATAAAtct gaaaaaataTACCATATGATAGAAACTCAAGTAAAGAATGCCTGCAAAATAGTTCAGAAGAGGATGAAAGGTAACAGTTTAAGGTTTCAATTGCAACCATTGAGGGAAAGCGGCTCCCAAGGTAATAACAATACCACAGACTCCAATCAAAATGATAAAGAAAAGGGCCCGCTATGA